Sequence from the Gemmatimonadales bacterium genome:
CGCTTCGTCTTCGGCGACTTCGAGTACATCGGGATCCGGCACACCGCCGAGCGGTTGCGCTGGGAGTAGATGAGGTTGATCGGCGCCTCGTAGCCCGGCACCAGCCGGCGGTACGAGTTGGTCGTCGGCGCCGCGAAGGCCAGGAGCGCCGGGGCGTGCTTGATGAGCCCGCCGATGTAGAAGCGCGCCATGTCCGACAGCCCTGCGTAGCCACGGGCGTTCCAGAAGAGGTTCTCGCCGTTCTTCCACAGGCTCTGGTGCACGTGCATCCCGGAGCCGTTGTCGCCGAACATCGGCTTGGGCATGAAGGTGGCCGTGTACCCGTGCTCGTCGCACACGTTCTTGACGATGTACTTGTACATCATGATCTGGTCGGCCATGCGCACCAGCGGGCCGTACTTCATGTCGATCTCGGTCTGCCCGGCGGTGCCCACCTCATGGTGGTGCACCTCGACGTTGATCCCCGACGCGATCATCGCGAGCACGATCCGGGACCGCAGGTCTTGGAGCTTGTCCACCGGCGGCACGGGGAAGTAGCCCTCCTTGTGCCGCGGCCGGTGCCCGGGGTTGGGGGTGCCGCCGTTCTGGCCGGAGTTCCAGATCCCCTCTTCCGAGTCGATGTGGTAGTAGCCCTCGTGCGCGTTCTGGTCGAACCGCGCGGAGTTGAAGATGTAGAACTCGGCCTCGGGGCCCCAGTACGAGGTCGTCGCGATGCCGCTCTTCACCAGGTACTGCTCGGCCTTCTGGGCCACGTAGCGCGGGTCGCGCGAATAGCGCTGGCCCGTGATCGGATCCTTGATGTCGCACGTAAGCACGAGCGTCGGGACCTTCAGGCACGGATCCACGAACGCCGAGGACGGGTCCGGCAACAGGAGCATGTCGCTCTCGTTGATCGCCTGGAACCCGCGGATGCTCGACCCGTCGAAGCCCAGCCCCTCCTCGAACACGTCCTCGGAGAACTCGCCCACCGGGATCGAGAAGTGCTGCCAGGTGCCGGGCAGATCGGTGAAGCGCACGTCCACCATCTGCGCGCCGCTCTCCCTGGCCTGGCGGATCACGTCCGCGGGCCTCGTGGCGGGGGCTTTGCTCGTGGTGGTGCGCTTGCTGGTCTTGGGCATCGTCGCGGTCATGGGCGGGTCCGGTTCAGGAGTCGAGACTCGTAGGGTACCCAGGCGTTTGCACGATGTCAAGCAAAAAGCGTGCAAACTGCACGGAAGCAGGCCCCAGGCGCGATCAGGCTACAATCTTGTACAAATTGTGCTGCGGAGGCGCGACAAATGTGGCGTCCCTACGGGCTCAGCCCCTCGAGAAAGGCCCACAGCTCGCTGGCCGACAGCTGCCGGGCCCGATCCAGGACTTCCTTGTCCGTCCACTCCAGGAAGATCCAGGTCGTCGCCCGGTGCCGGTCGTCGGCGAGGAAATGGAGCCTGGCGCGAACCGCGCCGATGTCCGGATGGGGCTCCGCCTGCAGATAGACTTCCCAGCGCGCGCCTCCTCGGGCCAACTGGCCGAGGTGCAGGGCAGCCTTGAGCCAGGGAAAGCGCGGCGATGGTTCCATGGCGGCCCCGCCGGCGGCTATTCCGGCGGCGGGTCGGTGGCAGGACGCTCGGCGGCGCGCTCCGAGGCTTCGACGTAGCCGCGCAAGCTCGCGCCGATGATCTCGTCGAGATACTGGTCGATCGCCAGCATGACCTCGAACGCGTCGCCGCGCCCCCAGTCCAGCTGCTGGCGCAGGAACCGCCAGATGGCATGCCGCAGGTGCCGGAATTCCCGGTACAGGTCGGCGGCATCGTAGCGGGCGAGGCCCCGCAGCTTGCCGAACCGGAGGCCGCGCCGGCGGCGGGCGATCGACCGGTCGGGCGACGCGCCGTCCTCCCCCTCTTTCAACGCCTGCGCGATGTCGGCCAGCAGGGCCGGCACCTGGTTGGTGAGGAGCAGGTCGGGGAGCCGCTCGTCGCCGGCAATAGCGGTGTCGGCCCGGACCAGGTCGC
This genomic interval carries:
- the glnA gene encoding type I glutamate--ammonia ligase, with amino-acid sequence MTATMPKTSKRTTTSKAPATRPADVIRQARESGAQMVDVRFTDLPGTWQHFSIPVGEFSEDVFEEGLGFDGSSIRGFQAINESDMLLLPDPSSAFVDPCLKVPTLVLTCDIKDPITGQRYSRDPRYVAQKAEQYLVKSGIATTSYWGPEAEFYIFNSARFDQNAHEGYYHIDSEEGIWNSGQNGGTPNPGHRPRHKEGYFPVPPVDKLQDLRSRIVLAMIASGINVEVHHHEVGTAGQTEIDMKYGPLVRMADQIMMYKYIVKNVCDEHGYTATFMPKPMFGDNGSGMHVHQSLWKNGENLFWNARGYAGLSDMARFYIGGLIKHAPALLAFAAPTTNSYRRLVPGYEAPINLIYSQRNRSAVCRIPMYSKSPKTKR
- a CDS encoding RsbRD N-terminal domain-containing protein — its product is MSLVSQAYRDAGDAILRHTNEIAQNWRDLVRADTAIAGDERLPDLLLTNQVPALLADIAQALKEGEDGASPDRSIARRRRGLRFGKLRGLARYDAADLYREFRHLRHAIWRFLRQQLDWGRGDAFEVMLAIDQYLDEIIGASLRGYVEASERAAERPATDPPPE